The DNA segment TGGTCCACGTGCGAGGCCATGGGCACGATGCACGAGATGCTGCCGCCCTTGGCGAGCGAGGGCGTCATGAAGATCGAAAGGTAGGCGTTGCGCGCGTAGTCGCCCGAGCCGCCGATGCCGTTCATGATCGACGAGCCCATCACGTGCGTGGAGTTCACGTTGCCGTAGATGTCGGCCTCGATCATGCCGTTCATCGAGATGAGGCCCAGCCGGCGGATCAGCTCGGGGTGATTGCTGATCTCCTGCGGGCGCAGCACGATGCGTTCGCGGTAGAAGCCGATGTTGCGCGTGAACTCCTCGGTGGCCGCAGGGCTCAGCGACAGGGCGGTGGCCGAGGCGCTGTCCAGCGTGCCGGAGCGCAGCATGTCCAGCATGCCGTCCTGCAGCACCTCGGTGTAGGCCGTGAGGTGCTGGAAGGGGCCGGCGTCCAGCCCTGCCAGCACGGCGTTGGCGATGTTGCCCACGCCCGACTGCAGCGGCAGCAGCGTGGGCGGCAGCCGGCCGTGCCGCACTTCGTGTTGCAGGAACTCGATGATGTGGCCCGCGATGCGCTGCGAGGTATCGTCCGGCGGGTTGAAGACGGAGTTGCGGTCGGGCGAATGGGTGGGCACCACGGCCACCACCTTGGCCGGGTCGCAGCGCAGGTAGGGCTCGCCGATGCGGTCGCCGGGGTGCACCAGCGGGATCGGCACGCGGTTGGGTGGCAGGTCGGTGCCGTAGTAGATGTCGTGCATGCCGTCCAGCCCTTCGGGCTGCCAGGCGTTCACTTCCAGGATGATCCTGTCGGCCTGGTCGAGCCAGGTCTTGTTGTTGCCCACGGAGGACGACGGGATCAGCCGCCCGTCGGGCAGCACGCCGGCCACCTCGATCACGGCCACGTCGAGCCGGCCCCAGAAGCCGAACCAGACGTAGGGCGCCACGTGGGACAGGTGGGCGTCCACGTACTGCATCTTGCCCGCGTTGATCTGCGCGCGGCAGGTCGGGTCGGACTGGTAGGGCATGCGCATGTTCACGCCGCCCACCTTGGCGAGCGCGCCGTCGAGCTCCGGAGCCGTGGAGGCGCCTGTCCACAGGCCGATGCTGAAGGGTTCGCCTGCGGCGTGCAGCGTCTCGATGCGGGCGGCGAGCGCAGGCGGGATCGCCTTGGGGTAGCCGGCGCCGGTGAAGCCGCTCATGCCGACGCGCGCGCCGTTCGGGATCAGGGCGGCGGCCTGCTCGGCCGTCATGAGCTTGTCCCGCAGGACGGGGCATTGGATGCGGGAAGTATCGAAGGAAGACATGGAAGAGCCGGGCGCGAGGCCGCGTGGAAAGCCGGGAGGAGGCGGATGCAAAAATCTTAGCGTCCTGGCACGGCCGAGCTGCAGGCCGGGCGGCCCGGGGCACCGCAGCGTGACGCGGCCGACATTGCGTGCGCGGCAGCGGGCGTGCAGGCACCGGTCGGCGCGAGGCCGGGTCGGGGTGCGAGGACGGACCGGCCGTGCCGTAACATGCACCGCGATGCCCTCGCCCAGCCCCTGCCCCTCCTGCCGCCAGCCCGCCGAGAACCACCGCTTCGCCGCGCGCGACGGCGGAGACCTGCACATCGACCTGTGCTTCGCCTGCCAGGGCCTGTGGTTCGATCCGCGGGAAAACACGCGGCTCGCGCCGGGCGCGGTGCTGGAGCTGTTCGAGCTGCTGCACCGGCACCGCGGCGACGCGCACCGCCCGCTCGCCGATCGCATGCAGTGCCCGCGCTGCGCGAAGGCGCTGGAGCCGGGGTTCGACCTGGGCCAGGGCGGGCGCTACCGCACCTACCGCTGCGCGGCGCGCCACGGCCGGTTCAGCACCTTCGGCTCCTTCATGGTGGAGAAGGGCTTCGTGCGCCACCTCTCGCCGCTGGAAATCGATGCCCTGGCCGAGCGTGTGGGCACCATCGCGTGCACGGCCTGCGGCGGCGCGGTGGATATCCGCAACGACCATGCATGCCCGTACTGCCGCTCGGCCCTGTCGCTGCTCGATCCGCGGGCGGTGGACAAGGCGCAGGAGCGCCATGCCCGCGCCGCGCAGGCGGTATCCGAGCCCGCCCGGCCCGAGGCCCTGGCCGACGCGCTCATCGCGATGGAACGCGAGCGTGAACGGGAGCGCCGGGAACGCCAGCGCGAGGCGTTCACCTCATCCTCCGCCTCCGAGGGGTTCGACCTGCTCTCGGCCGGGGTGGATCTGGTCTGGTCGCTGCTGAAGCGCTGAGCGGCTGCAGGCCCGGATCAGCGGCCGCGCCGCAGGTTCAGCAGCGCGTAGAGCCCGATCGCCCCGAAGGTGGCGGTACCGATGCCGCCCAGCGCGAAGTCGCCGAACTTCAGCGTGAAATCGCCCGTGCCGATGATCAGCGTGATCGCCGCCACGATGAGGTTCTTGTTGTCGGAGAAGTCCACGCGGTTGTCCACCCAGATCTTGGCGCCGGCCACGGCGATGAGGCCGAACACCACGATCGAGACACCGCCCATCACCGGCAGCGGGATCGCCTGGATCAGCGCGCCGAACTTCGGCGAGAAGCCCAGCACCAGCGCGATCAGGCCGGCCACGAGGAACACGGCGGTGGAGTAGATCTTGGTGGCGGCCATCACGCCGATGTTCTCGGCATACGTGGTCACGCCCGTGCCGCCCACCGCGCCGCTCGCCATGGTGGCGATGCCGTCGCCGATGAAGGCGCGGCCCATGTAGCGGTCGAGGTTGCGGCCGGTCATGGCGGTGACGGCCTTCACGTGGCCGAGGTTCTCGGCCACCAGAATGACGGCCACGGGCGCGATCAGCAGCATGGCCGGCGCACTGAAGGCAGGCGCGGCGAAGTGCGGCAGGCCCAGCCAGGGCGCGGCCAGCACGCCGGAGAGGTCCATCGGCTTGCCCAGGCCCAGGCCGTTGGTGAGCAGCGCGTACAGCACGCTGGCGGCGATCAGGCCCACGAGGATGAGCAGCCGCTGCAGCATGCCGCGCGTGAGCACGGCGACCAGGCCCACGCACACGAAGGTGGCGGCCTGCATCCAGCTCTCGAAATTGTTGGCCGCCATGTTCTTGATGGGCACCTGCGCGAGGTTGAGCCCGATCACCGCGACCACCGCACCCGTCACCACGGGCGGCATGCAGCGCTCGATCCAGCCCGTGCCCACGGCCTGCACGATGGCGCCGATCACGGTGTAGAGCAGGCCGCAGGCGATGATGCCGCCCAGCGCCAGGGCCATGTTGGCGTTCGGGCCCGGGCCGGTGTAGCCCGTGGCGGCGATCACCACCCCGATGAAGGCGAAGCTCGAACCCAGGTAGCTCGGCACGCGGCCGCCCGTAACCAGGAAGAAGATCAGCGTGCCCAGGCCGCTCATCAGGATGGCCACGTTGGGATCGAAGCCCATGAGGATGGGTGCGAGCACGGTGGCCCCGAACATGGCGATCACGTGCTGCACGCCCATGGCGGCGGTCTGCCCCCAGGGCAGGCGCTCGTCGGGGGCGACCACGGCGCCCTCGGCGGGCGACGCCAGCCGCCAGCGGGTGAAGTACGAAGAAGAGGGGGTGGACACGGTGATGGACTCCTTGGACGTTGGGGGCTGGCGTGCTGGTGTTCCGGGCGGGCAGGGAAGCGTGGCGAGTGTAGGCGCTGGCGACGCCCGCCCACGCGGGCGTAGGAATGGGACGACCCGTGCCACGCAATGGCTGCGGTAAGGTGACCTGCCATCTGGATCGCGCAGCGTGCCCACGTCCTCCTCTTCCCCTTCGTCCGCCGCTCCGGCCGACGCCCCTGTGCCCGCTGCCCGGGCCGCACCGGGCGGCGGCCCGCGCCCCGGCGCCCGTCCGGCCTGGGGCCGGGCCCTGCGATGGACGCTGGGCGGCGTGGCCGTCGCGGGCGTCATCGTGCTGGCGGCGGGAGCCGCGCTGTGGTGGTGGCTGCCGTCCGACGAGGAACTCGCCCGGCGCGCCGGTGACGGCGCTGGCGATCTGCTGGGCGTGCCCGTGGTGGTGGACCGGCTCGAATGGCATCTGCTGCCCTCGCCCCGGTTGGTGCTGCACGGCGTGCACACCGAGCAGGAGGCACCCGTCTCGGCGGACCGCATCGTGGCCGATGCGCGCTGGTCCGACCTGCTGCGCCTGCGGCTCGCCCTGGCGCGGCTGCGGCTGGAGGGCGCGGCCGTTCCGCAACTGTCGCTCTCGCAGTTCAAGGTGCGCGATGCCGGGCAGGACGGCCCGGCCAGCTTCGGGCCCTTCACGCTCGCCGAGGTGCCGGTGGAGCGCGCCGAATGGCAGGGCGTGCGCTGGATCGGCCGGCAGGGGCGCGACCTGGCCTACGGCGGCTCCGTGGATTTCGGGGCCGCATGGCGGCCCGCGCACGGGCTGCTGGAGCGCGAGGGCGCGTCGCCGCCCGCGCGCCTGGCCATCGAACGCGAGGGCAGCGAAGACCGCTGGCGCGCCGACGTGACGGCCGGCGGGCGCACCGAGCGCGGCGAACTGCGGCTGCAGGAATTCGGCGAGCGTTACCGGGTGACCGGCTCGCTCGATTTCTCCGGGGTGGATGTGGTGGGGGTCATGGATGCCTTCGAGCGTCGATCGATCGTGTCGGGCCAGGCCAGCGGTCATACCGACCTGATCGCCGAAGGCGACGACCCGGCCGCAGCGATGCGGGCGCTCCAGACGCGCACGTCCTTCACGGTGGCCCGGGCGAAACTGTTGACCTTCGACCTCGAGGCCGCCATCCGCAGCGCCGGCAGCGACAAGGGCGGCACGACACAACTCGACAGCCTGACGGGCATCGTGCGCACCGAGGCCGATGCCGGCGGCACCATCGTGCGCTACAGCGACCTGAAGGCGACTTCCGGGGTGCTTACCGCCACCGGCGATGCCGTGGTCCAGAACCAGCGCGTGAGCGGCCACGTGGCGGTGGACCTGGTGGATGGCGTCGTGGGCGTACCGCTGGAATTCGGCGGCACGGTGAAGGACCCCACGCTCAGCCTGCCGCCCGCCGCACTGGCTGGCGCCGCGGTGGGCACGGTGGTTGCCCCCGGCGTGGGCACGGCCCTGGGCGCGCGCATCGGCGAAACCGTGCGGCGCATCTTCGGCGGAGAAGACAGGCAGGAGCCGCCGGCACCACGCCGCCTGCCGCCGGTACGGCGGGATCCGGACTAGAAAAAAGAAAGGGCGCCCGAAGGCGCCCCATCATCGCTGGCTGGTCCAGGGGGAACTCAGAACGTGGTCCAGTCGTCGTCGGCGTTGCTGTGTGCGGCCGGCTTCGCGGCGGGCTTGGGTGCCGCTGCCGGCAGGGCCGGTGCCTTGGGCGCCGCCGCGGCCGGGCCGGCGGGCGCCTTGGACGCGCGCTGCACCGGCTGTGCGGGCCTGGCCGGGGGCGCAGGCGTGCTGCCCAGTTGCGCAGCCGGTGCCTTGCGGGCACCCAGGGCCGGGGAGGCGGCCGGTGCAGGCCGTGCTGCCGGGCGTGCCGGAATGGCCTGGGGCGTGGCAGCAGCGGCGTGGACGGGGGCTGGCGCAGGCGCAGCGCGCTCGGCCATGCCCGAGAGCCGGAACACGCCCACCGCCTCGGTCAGGCGCACGGCCTGCTGCTGCAGGCTGCCGGCTGCGGCGGCGGATTCCTCCACCAGCGCGGCGTTCTGCTGCGTGGCCTGGTCGAGCTGGGACACGGCCGAATTCACCTGGCCGATGCCCTCGCTCTGCTCGCGCGTGGCGGCGTCGATCTCGGCGATCAGGTCGCTCACGCGCTGCACCTGCTGCACGATGTCGGACATGGTGGCGCCGGCTTCGTCCACCAGGCGCGTGCCCGTGCCGACCTTCTCCACGCTCTGGCCGATGAGGTTCTTGATTTCCTTGGCCGCCTCGGCGCTGCGCCCCGCGAGCGCGCGCACTTCGCTGGCCACGACCGCGAAGCCGCGGCCCTGTTCACCGGCACGGGCGGCTTCCACGGCCGCGTTCAGCGCCAGGATGTTGGTCTGGAAGGCGATGCCGTCGATCACGCCGATGATGTCGGCGATCTTGTTGGAGCTGCCCGAGATGTCCTGCATGGTCGCGACCACCTGGCCCATGACATCGCCGCCCCGGCTCGCGGCCTGGCTGGCGGTGGAGGCGAGCTGGCTGGCCGTGCGTGCCGTATCCGCGTTCTGGCGGATGGTGGCGCTCATTTCCTCCATGGAGGCAGCCGTCTGCTGCAGGCTGGAGGCCTGCGACTCGGTGCGCTGGGAGAGGTCTGCGTTGCCGCTGGCGATCTGCGAGGAGCCGGTGGCGATGGAGTCGCTCGCCTGCCGGATCTGGTGCACCACGCGCGTGAGGTTTCCGTTCATGGTCTGCAGGGAGTGCAGCAGCAGGGCGGCCTCGTCGCGGCCGGTATCGTCCATCGTGCGGGTCAGGTCGCCCTCGGCCACGGCCTGGGCCAGGCCCACGGCCTGGGACATCGGCCCGGTGATGGAACGCGTGATCAGGATGGCGCCCACCACGCCCACCAGCACGGCGATCACGGCGACCACGCCGAGGATGGTGGCGGACTGCACGAAAGTGGCATGGGCCTGAACGCTGGCCTGCTGCATTTCGCCTTCGTACTGCTTCACGAGCTGTGCCAGGTGGCCGAGCAGTTCGCCCTGGATCTTGTAGCGCGGGCCGAAAAGCAGTTTCTGCCCTTCGATGTTCTGGTTGCTGAGCCCCAGCCTGGTCACGTCGGCGGTGAACGCCAGGTATTCCTTGCTCGATGCTTCGGTGGTGTCGATCAGGCTGCGGGTTGCGGGCGATGTTTCCATCTGCCGCAGCCGGGCGATCGTGTCGGCGAACTCGGCGGTACTTTTGTCGATGACGGCCTTGTTGCTCGCCATCTGCGCCTCATCCTCCAGGATGATGATGTTCCGTGCGGCGCGGGCGATGTCCAGCACCAGGTAGCTCATGCGCTGGCTGGCACTCGCCTTGGCGTAGTACTCGGACGTGAGCTGCTGTGACGTGTGGTCGAGCGAAGACATGCGGGCAATGCCCATTCCGGTGACGATGGCCAGCAGCAGCAGCAGCAGGCCGAAGCCCAGGGCCAGCCGGTATCCCAGGGTGAGACGGCGGAGGAATTGCATAGGGGAACTTTCAGTTCGGGGCGGGGACTCGGCCAGGTGGAAACCGGCGCAGACACGCATTTTCGCGCGGAGCCATGACATTCCGGGAGTATGTGACAAAACGCAACGGTCTGCAGGGCGCCATTGCAGTGGGCCCGCAGCTTCCGGGGCAATGGGCGCACCTGACGTGTGTGCGCATCGGCCGGAACGATGGAATCAGGCCTGGCTGCCAGCTAGCGCGCGCTCGATCCGGCGCCGGTTCACGGTGGTTTTCGGGACGTGGAACGGGAACCACGTTCGCACGTCCTCTTCCAGCCCGATGCCGTGCATGTAGTTGTAGATCGCCTTCTTCAACCCCGCGCCCAGCGCATCATGGTCCACCCCCGTCGGATCGATGAAGGCCACGTCGTTCTTCGCGAAGCCGCCGGGCGGCAAGGGGGCGAGCGTCACGCCATATTCCGCCGGATTCTTCCCCACGGGCGAATGCACGGTGCAGGCGAAGCGGTGGAAGAAGCCGCTCTGGATGCAGCCGTTGGCGAACAGCTGGCGCACGTATTCCAGCGCGTCCACCGTGTCCTGCACGGTCTGGGTGGGGAAACCGTACATCAGGTAGGCGTGCACAAGGATGCCGGCGTCGCTGAAGGCGCGGGTCACGCGCGCCACCTGGTCCACGGAGACGCCTTTCTTCATCAGCTGCAGCAGCCGGTCCGACGCCACCTCCAGCCCGCCGGAGATGGCGATGCAGCCCGAATCGGCCAGCAGCCCGGCCAGCTCGGGCGTGAAGGTCTTCTCGAAGCGCACGTTGCCCCACCAGCTGATGCCGGCATTGCGCTCGATGAGTTCGGTGGCCAGCGCCTTGAGCGCCTTCGGGGGCGCGGCCTCGTCCACGAAGTGGAAGCCCGTCTGTCCGGTTTCGGCGACGATGGCCTGGATGCGGTCGGCCAGCACCTGGGCGCTGGCGCCTTCGTAGCGGCCGATGTAGTCCAGGCCCACATCGCAGAAGCTGCACTTCTTCCAGTAGCAGCCATGCGCCACGGTGAGCTTGTTCCAGCGGCCGTCGCTCCAGAGCCGGTGCATGGGGTTGAGCATGTCCAGCAGCGACAGGTAGCGGTCCAGCGGCAGGCCGTCCCAGGTGGGGGTGCCGACCTCGGCGAAGGCGACGTCGGCTTCCATCATGTTCACGTACTGCACCGCGCCGGCATCATCGCGCACGAAAGTGCGAACGAGGCGCTGCCTGCCGCGGCGGCCTTCCAGGTGTTCCAGCAGCGCCAGCAGCGGGCGCTCGCCGGCATCGAGCGTGACGTAGTCGAAGAAGTCGAACACGCGCGGATCGGACAGCTCGCGCAGCTCGGTGTTCACGAAGCCGCCGCCCAGCACGGTGGCGATGTGCGGATGCCGCGCCTTGATGGCCTGGGCGATGCGGAAGGCCGCATAGACCGAGCCCGGGAACGGCACCGAGAGCAGCACCACCGTGGGCTGGTGGCGCCCGATGGCCTCGTGCGTGAGCTGTGCGAGCAGGTCGTCCACCAGCGTGGGAGGGGCGCCCAGGGCATCGGCCAGCGGGTCGAAGGTGGGCTGGCTGCCGGCCAGCGATTCGGCATAGCGTACGAACTCGAAGCGTTCGTCCACCGCATCGCGCAGCACGTCGGCCAGGTCGTTCAGGTAGAGCGTGGCCAGGTGCTTGGCCTTGTCCTGCAGGCCCAGGGCGCCGAAGGCCCAGCCCAGCGGATCGCCGCCTTCGTCATCGACATAGACATCGAGCGAGGCGAAGCGCGGCCCTTCGGGCAGGTAGTGGCGCCCGGCGACGCGGTGCGCCAGCGTGCTGTCCCGCCCCTGCAGGAACGCGATGGCCGGGCCGATGGTGGCCAGATACCGGTCCTGCTGGCTGGCGAAGGACTGCACGGCGGGGCTGCGCCGCTTCGGGGGAATCGCCTGCACCCGCTCTGCCACCTCCTTCAGTCCTTCGGGCGAGAGCAGGCGCAGCACCAGGGCCAGCGCCAGGTCTTCCTGGAAGGCCGCGATGCCGCGCGAGCGCAAAAAGCCCGTGAGGTAGGCGGTGGAGGGGTAGGGCGTGTTGAGCTGCGTCATCGGCGGGATGACGGCCAGAACACGGCAGGCGGAATCGGGCATGGAAAACGTGGGACAGGGGGCCCCGATTATCCCGGCGTGCCGCGCGGCGTGCCGGCCAGGGGGCACTGCGGCATCTCCACCGGGTGGTGGAGGTCGGGGCTCAGGGGCCGGGGGCCGGTCCTTCACCGGCCGGTACCGGGGCCTGCCGTGCCAGCCGCCGGGCCTGCTTGACCTCGTACATCTGCCGGTCGGCCCGGTCCAGGGCCTGCTCGGCCGTGAGCGGCTGCTCCGGCGGCACGGCGATGGCGCCCACGCTGGCACCTTCGTAATCGAGCGTGGCGTCCGGAAGGACGAATCGTCCCTGCGTGGCCTGGGCGACGCGCTCTCGGAAGGACTCCTGCGGGCAGTGCACCGCATCTCCGGCTTGCGTGCCGAGGGCTGCCACGACGAATTCGTCACCCCCCATGCGGGCCACCACGTCTTCCTCGCGCAGCACCGCCCGCAGCCGCTGCGCGATGGCCACCAGGAACTGGTCGCCCACCTCGTGCCCGTGGCGGTCGTTGATCGACTTGAAGCGGTCCAGGTCGATGAAGGCCACCAGCACCTCCACGTGCCGGCGCCGGCCCTGCGACAGCAGCCGCGTGAGCGACTCGATGAGCGCCCGGCGGTTCTGCAGTCCCGTCAGTGCGTCGGTCGCGGCGTATCGGGCCAGCCGTTCGTTGGCGCAGACCAGTTCCCCGATCAGCCGCTCGCGTTCGATCTGCTGGCCGATCAGGTGGGCGAAGAGGGTGAGGATGTGCTCGGTTTCGGGCGTGGACGGCCGGGCCCGCGTGCTGGCCGCGCACAGCGTGCCGCACAGCCGGCCGTCCGCAGTGCGCACGGGCATGCTGGCATAGGCCCGCAGGCCCAGGTCGCGCACGGCCGCCAGGTCCGCCCAGCGGCTCGAAATGTCGCTGGCGTAGCGCAGGCCCTCGTCCAGCGCCCGCTTGCAGGGCGTCTGGTCCCAGGAGGTGACCAGGCCTTCGGGGATCTGCAGCGTGCCGGAATTGCGCGCGTGCAGGATCCGGAGGGTGCCTTGTGCCTCGTCGATGGACGTCAGGTAGGTGGATTCCAGCCCCGTCACCATCGACAGCATCTCCAGCAGCGGGCGCGTGAGGTCCTCCAGGGTGCGCGCCGTGGAGACCGAGCCGGACAGTTGCTCGAGGAGGGGTGTCATGCGGGGCGGAGGTTAGATGATCCGCATGGGCCTGTCGAGCGCTCAGCCCCGTGGCGGCGTGGCCAGGTAATTGTTCTTGACCCGGATGTAGTGTTCCGCGGAGTAGCGCAGGTAGGCGATCTCCTGCGGAGTCAACGCACGCTGGCGCACGGCGGGCCGGCCGATGTAGAGAGAGCCGTGCTCCAGCATCTTGCCCGGCGGCACCAGGCTGCCGGCGCCGAGCATCACCTGGTCGCCGATGACCGCATCGTCCATCACGATGCTGCCCATGCCGATGAGGCACTCGTCGCCGATGCGGCAGCCGTGCAGGATGGCCGAGTGTCCGATGGTCACGTGGCTGCCGATGACCAGGGGCGAGCCGTCCGGCTTGCCCGGGTGGCGGTGGGACACATGGCCCATGCTCAGGTCCTGCACGTTGGAGCCCTCGCCCACGGAGATGCGGTGCACGTCGCCGCGCAGCACGGCGTTGCACCAGACGGAGGCGTCCCGCCCCAGGTGCACGTCGCCGATCACCTGGGCCGAGGCATGGATGAACACGCCTTCGTCCGTCGTGGGCGTGGCGTCGAGATAGGGGGAAAGAGGCATGGGCTGAAAACGGCCGGGGCCGGCAAACGAAGGGCGTGGCCCGGAGCGTAAGGCACGCCGGGCCGCGCCGCAGCCGGGGGCTCAGGTTTCCCGCAGGACGGTATGGCCCGCTGCCAGCAGCAGGGCCTGGCCGGCGGCGGCATCACGCTCCTGCAGCAGGAGGTGGTCGCCGTCGAAGGTCGAGACCACGAACACGCCGATGCCCGCTTCCGAAAGCGGCTGTATCACCGACAGCACGATCCCCGTGGCGCCGAAGGCGAACGGGCCGACGAAACGGAACGCCTTCCAGTCCCGCTCGGCCTGCACGTGGGCGGGCACCCGCTCCTGCAGGCAGACCACCGACAGCTCCTCGGAGGTGCGCGTGACCGAGACGAAGCCATCGCCGTCCGCCCAGTCCGGGAATGCCGACGAGGGTGCGAGGCGCGCCACCGCGTAGCGCGAGGGGAGGGGGGCGAGGGTGATGCGGGGACGGGTCATGGTGCGGAGGGGAGGGGCGTGAAGGCGAGGAAGGCGGCCAGAGACAGCATCACGGCCGCCACGAAGGCGTCGAGCGCGCGCCAGGCCGAAGGCCGGGCGAACCAGGGCGACAGGAGCCGGGCCCCGAAGCCCAGCGAGAGGAACCATGCGGTGGAGGCGGCGATCGCCCCGGCCGCGAACGCCGCGCGCTCGGGTGGCGGCCGTTGTCCGCCCAGCGCGCCGAGCAGCACGACCGTATCCAGATACATGTGCGGATTGAGCAGCGACACCGCCAGCACGGCGGCAAGGGCCTGCCGCGTGCCCGTGCGCCGGGCCGGGCCGATGCCGTCCCGGCCTGCGCCGTCCGCCACCCGGGCGCCGCCCCGCAGGGCACGCCGCGCCGCAGCCAGGCCGTACCAGGCGAGAAAGGCCGTACCGCCCCAGCGGGCCGCGCCGATCAGCAGGGGCTGCCCCTGGATCAGCAGGCCCATGCCCGCCACGCCGGCAGCGATTGCCACGGCATCGACGGCGATGCAGGTCCATGCCGTGAGCGCCACGTGCCGGCGCTGCAGGCCCGTGCGCAGCACGTGCACGTTCTGCGCCCCGATCGCGATGATGAGGCCCGCGCCGGTACCCAGGCCCTGCAGGAAGGAAGTTGTCCACCACATGCCGGAATTCTGCGGGCGTATTGCCAAAATTGAGCCAGACTTGCTTATTCATCGGCCAGGCCGAGAATTCCTCAATAAAGCCGTCCCAAGCCGCCATGAACCTCGATTCAAGACAGTGTGAAGCCTTCCTCGCCGTGGCCGAGGCCGGCAGTTTCGAGCAGGCCGCCGGCGCGCTGCACCTGACGCCCTCGGCGGTGTCGCTGCGGGTGCGTGCGCTGGAAACCCGTCTCGGCCAGCCGCTGCTGGTGCGTGGCCGCCCCTGCCGCGCCACGCGGGCCGGGCGGCAACTGCTGCAGCACCTGCAGCGCGCGCGGGCCATGGAGCGTGAGTTGCTGGCGGACCTGGCCGGTGATGGCGGGGATGCGGCGTTTTCTCCCGTCGCGCTGGCCGTGAATGCGGATTCGCTGGCCACCTGGCTCCTGCCGTCGCTGGCGCCCGCCCTGCAGCGCGAGCGCATCGCCCTGGAGTTGATGGTGGACGACCAGGAGCACACGCATGCGCTGCTGGAGGCCGGGCTGGTGCATGCCTGCGTTTCCGTGCAGCCGGAGGCCATGCGCGGCTGCGTGGCCGAACCGCTGGGAACGATGCGCTATCGGCTGGTGGCGTCGCCCGCGTTCGCGGCGCAGTGGTTCCCGCGCGGCATCACGCGCTCCTCGGCGCGCCGGGCGCCGGTCGTGGTCTTCAACCGCAAGGATGCCCTGCAGGCACAGGTCCTGCGCCAGGCCTTCGGCCTGCAGGCCAGTGCATGCCCCAGCCACTACGTGCCGGCATCCGAGCCTTTCGTGGCCGCGGTGCGCTGCGGGCTGGGCTACGGCATGGTGCCCGAGCTGCAGATTCCGGGGGCCGTGGAACGGGGGGAACTGGTGGATGTGCTGCCGGACGCCGCCATCGATCTCGCCCTGTTCTGGCACGGCTGGCGGCAGCAGCCGCCGCGGCTGGAGCGCCTGGCCCGCAGTGCGATGGAGGCGGCGCGCCGCGTGCTGGGCCCCGCGCCGCCGCCTCAGCCGCGGGCGTAGAAACCCAGGAACATGTCCACCGCGTCGGCCAGCACCTGGGCCTGTTGATCCGCGTCCAGCGGCGGCTGGCCGAGCAGGAGTTGCGGCCAGAAGGCATGGGTCTTGAGCTGGCCCATGAGCAGGTGCGCGGCATACAGCGGATCGGC comes from the Paracidovorax avenae ATCC 19860 genome and includes:
- a CDS encoding methyl-accepting chemotaxis protein, giving the protein MQFLRRLTLGYRLALGFGLLLLLLAIVTGMGIARMSSLDHTSQQLTSEYYAKASASQRMSYLVLDIARAARNIIILEDEAQMASNKAVIDKSTAEFADTIARLRQMETSPATRSLIDTTEASSKEYLAFTADVTRLGLSNQNIEGQKLLFGPRYKIQGELLGHLAQLVKQYEGEMQQASVQAHATFVQSATILGVVAVIAVLVGVVGAILITRSITGPMSQAVGLAQAVAEGDLTRTMDDTGRDEAALLLHSLQTMNGNLTRVVHQIRQASDSIATGSSQIASGNADLSQRTESQASSLQQTAASMEEMSATIRQNADTARTASQLASTASQAASRGGDVMGQVVATMQDISGSSNKIADIIGVIDGIAFQTNILALNAAVEAARAGEQGRGFAVVASEVRALAGRSAEAAKEIKNLIGQSVEKVGTGTRLVDEAGATMSDIVQQVQRVSDLIAEIDAATREQSEGIGQVNSAVSQLDQATQQNAALVEESAAAAGSLQQQAVRLTEAVGVFRLSGMAERAAPAPAPVHAAAATPQAIPARPAARPAPAASPALGARKAPAAQLGSTPAPPARPAQPVQRASKAPAGPAAAAPKAPALPAAAPKPAAKPAAHSNADDDWTTF
- a CDS encoding solute carrier family 23 protein, encoding MSTPSSSYFTRWRLASPAEGAVVAPDERLPWGQTAAMGVQHVIAMFGATVLAPILMGFDPNVAILMSGLGTLIFFLVTGGRVPSYLGSSFAFIGVVIAATGYTGPGPNANMALALGGIIACGLLYTVIGAIVQAVGTGWIERCMPPVVTGAVVAVIGLNLAQVPIKNMAANNFESWMQAATFVCVGLVAVLTRGMLQRLLILVGLIAASVLYALLTNGLGLGKPMDLSGVLAAPWLGLPHFAAPAFSAPAMLLIAPVAVILVAENLGHVKAVTAMTGRNLDRYMGRAFIGDGIATMASGAVGGTGVTTYAENIGVMAATKIYSTAVFLVAGLIALVLGFSPKFGALIQAIPLPVMGGVSIVVFGLIAVAGAKIWVDNRVDFSDNKNLIVAAITLIIGTGDFTLKFGDFALGGIGTATFGAIGLYALLNLRRGR
- a CDS encoding B12-binding domain-containing radical SAM protein; protein product: MPDSACRVLAVIPPMTQLNTPYPSTAYLTGFLRSRGIAAFQEDLALALVLRLLSPEGLKEVAERVQAIPPKRRSPAVQSFASQQDRYLATIGPAIAFLQGRDSTLAHRVAGRHYLPEGPRFASLDVYVDDEGGDPLGWAFGALGLQDKAKHLATLYLNDLADVLRDAVDERFEFVRYAESLAGSQPTFDPLADALGAPPTLVDDLLAQLTHEAIGRHQPTVVLLSVPFPGSVYAAFRIAQAIKARHPHIATVLGGGFVNTELRELSDPRVFDFFDYVTLDAGERPLLALLEHLEGRRGRQRLVRTFVRDDAGAVQYVNMMEADVAFAEVGTPTWDGLPLDRYLSLLDMLNPMHRLWSDGRWNKLTVAHGCYWKKCSFCDVGLDYIGRYEGASAQVLADRIQAIVAETGQTGFHFVDEAAPPKALKALATELIERNAGISWWGNVRFEKTFTPELAGLLADSGCIAISGGLEVASDRLLQLMKKGVSVDQVARVTRAFSDAGILVHAYLMYGFPTQTVQDTVDALEYVRQLFANGCIQSGFFHRFACTVHSPVGKNPAEYGVTLAPLPPGGFAKNDVAFIDPTGVDHDALGAGLKKAIYNYMHGIGLEEDVRTWFPFHVPKTTVNRRRIERALAGSQA
- a CDS encoding zf-TFIIB domain-containing protein, producing MPSPSPCPSCRQPAENHRFAARDGGDLHIDLCFACQGLWFDPRENTRLAPGAVLELFELLHRHRGDAHRPLADRMQCPRCAKALEPGFDLGQGGRYRTYRCAARHGRFSTFGSFMVEKGFVRHLSPLEIDALAERVGTIACTACGGAVDIRNDHACPYCRSALSLLDPRAVDKAQERHARAAQAVSEPARPEALADALIAMERERERERRERQREAFTSSSASEGFDLLSAGVDLVWSLLKR
- a CDS encoding acetyl-CoA hydrolase/transferase family protein, yielding MSSFDTSRIQCPVLRDKLMTAEQAAALIPNGARVGMSGFTGAGYPKAIPPALAARIETLHAAGEPFSIGLWTGASTAPELDGALAKVGGVNMRMPYQSDPTCRAQINAGKMQYVDAHLSHVAPYVWFGFWGRLDVAVIEVAGVLPDGRLIPSSSVGNNKTWLDQADRIILEVNAWQPEGLDGMHDIYYGTDLPPNRVPIPLVHPGDRIGEPYLRCDPAKVVAVVPTHSPDRNSVFNPPDDTSQRIAGHIIEFLQHEVRHGRLPPTLLPLQSGVGNIANAVLAGLDAGPFQHLTAYTEVLQDGMLDMLRSGTLDSASATALSLSPAATEEFTRNIGFYRERIVLRPQEISNHPELIRRLGLISMNGMIEADIYGNVNSTHVMGSSIMNGIGGSGDYARNAYLSIFMTPSLAKGGSISCIVPMASHVDHTEHDVQILVTEQGLADLRGLSPSQRSEVVIERCAHPDFRPALHDYVARARASGCGLHTPHLLGEALSWHERYLRTGTMRA